atacgagtgtccaatttgacacgtgtattaaatacacgtgtccattttggacggctgtacaattagacacgtgtctccaaagacaagtgtcaaattggacgcgtgtctacagtaacgggtactgtagacacgcgtcaaaatgcttGTATTTTTATAGTGCGTCGAAACACTttttaaacaaaacacaaaaattactctcaaatTACATTAACAAATTGAGCAATTATTCACTGTTGATCACGTACTGAAAAATCATGTTAtgcacactatatatatatatatagagagagagagagagttaaacGCCAAGATAGACTAACAATATGTGTCTTCCTATTTCTTATATACTGTTAAATATATtgaagagaaaataacaaaagaaaaagagaagagagagagagagagaggaagcaAGAATGAGCTACATcatctttattatatatattgaattatcTCAATCAAATATTATTACAATAGTCTCTATCAATAGAGAACTTAGGAACAGTGAATAAAAATCCTAATATCATTAAGGTAAGGTAATAAACCCATCGAGAGGAAACTAAACCAACCAATAATGttgagaatttaaaatattctaattaagaCTTACGGTCAGGAGTTCATTGTAGTAATTTCAACTTCAGCTGCTGGGAAGGACGGCTCCAGAGTGTCAACTACATCCTACGTGTCTGGATTTATATCCAATGTGTCCGCTAGAGGAGCTGTTCCTGTAATTTTGATACGAAAGTATCTTACTAGTGTAACGGCCTTCTTCCAAACACTTTCATCATCTGGGGTTACATTTCCTTCATATGCATATATGCTGATGTTGCCGACGATTTATTGGTGAGCAAATTAGTGATAGTAGAAAACAAATGGTGGAAGTGGCAAAGGATATTAGATAGAGAACCCAAAAGCTTTGGAGGCTCAGGCTTTGAGTTGTGTTGGAAGTTATGTTGGTTGAACACTCATCCAGAGGAGTCAACCATGCGTCTTCCAGTGCCTTTAGTTTACCGTTCTCCGATAGAGACAGAATGGCTTTAGAAAAATCCCTGGCCATTGGAGAGCCTTTTTGGAATATCTGCattgagagaaagaaagaattttcttattttcttttgtagtaGATTTCGAAAGGAAGAGATCGAGAAGGAGTTGCTACTTACAAAGCCCAATCCTCCAAATC
This DNA window, taken from Alnus glutinosa chromosome 5, dhAlnGlut1.1, whole genome shotgun sequence, encodes the following:
- the LOC133867805 gene encoding glutamate receptor 2.5-like, with product MLTVQQLQPSVTDVDWLRKNNLTVGCDGDSFVRTYLNNVVGFNPQNILNVTSEYNYTGEFETNNISAAFLELPYEKVFLNKYCNGYIGTRPTTRFGGLGFIFQKGSPMARDFSKAILSLSENGKLKALEDAWLTPLDECSTNITSNTTQSLSLQSFWVLYLISFATSTICFLLSLICSPINRRQHQHICI